The following are encoded in a window of bacterium genomic DNA:
- a CDS encoding ABC transporter ATP-binding protein, with translation MIDIQDLRKVYDLGTIKVEALRGVNVNIRENDYVAIMGPSGSGKSTLMNLIGCLDTPTSGEYILAGERVAHLSDRQLAEIRNRRIGFVFQTFNLLPRASALQNVELPLVYAGESPSERRRRAKEALEAVGLGDRMKHKPNEMSGGQRQRVAIARALVTNPSIILADEPTGNLDSKTGDEIMQLFEKIYENGNTIILVTHEEDIARHARRIVRLRDGLIESDQIVSRAA, from the coding sequence ATAATTGACATTCAGGACCTGCGCAAGGTGTACGACCTGGGCACTATAAAAGTCGAAGCACTGCGCGGAGTCAACGTGAACATCCGAGAGAACGACTACGTGGCCATCATGGGTCCGTCCGGTTCCGGCAAATCTACGTTGATGAACCTGATCGGCTGCCTTGATACACCGACGTCCGGCGAGTACATCCTTGCCGGCGAGCGCGTGGCACACCTTTCCGACCGGCAGCTTGCCGAGATTCGCAATCGCCGCATTGGATTTGTTTTCCAGACCTTCAACCTCCTCCCTCGCGCGTCGGCGCTGCAAAACGTGGAACTCCCTCTCGTCTATGCAGGTGAATCCCCCTCGGAACGGCGCCGGCGCGCGAAGGAGGCGCTGGAGGCCGTAGGTCTGGGCGACAGAATGAAGCACAAACCGAATGAAATGTCGGGCGGCCAGCGGCAGCGAGTGGCCATTGCACGCGCGCTTGTCACCAATCCCTCCATAATTCTTGCCGACGAACCCACCGGAAACCTCGACTCGAAAACTGGTGATGAAATCATGCAGCTGTTCGAGAAGATTTACGAGAACGGCAACACGATCATTCTCGTCACGCACGAAGAGGATATCGCCCGTCATGCGCGCCGGATTGTGAGACTGCGCGACGGTCTCATCGAGTCCGACCAAATCGTCAGCCGCGCGGCCTGA
- a CDS encoding translocation/assembly module TamB domain-containing protein, which translates to MLARLLLWPLTLVGALLAGAFFLIQQEPVQQAVAKRALKILNRKIAGSIDVKHVSLKLHGAVNVDGFVLRDADGDTIATARRIDAWLAPWDILRGRVHVLKADIEGLNAVFAMDSSGNNFAGAFATIPSQPADSMKSPLWVRLDRLHMDLDSLYVQVDTSFTKSFIEHAVEADVLLTDSVITYALEIVKETDFRLSSEGVVRVNSDSLFAGEVHFDGSSAYVRDNWAPDLPDLGRIELSAKADVFTRDLVSLFKIELSKVGSLGGDIEIDDFAGRPRVSLGATFTNIDLSAWIGDSVAHQFNGRVAVVKSESQSWLYDWTGRVELDSSFYDSIGIDAELETELFANSAALAGEIRTNAGQFDVRLFCEGLSPDSLSLYGRAVLSNAKVHELVAAVPDSLSPLSGTAEFSLTRVVPDELELDAVLALGPLSLGRYKLDSLALHAAVHGTEFTLDSTRLRLGSAHALLAARGDYTKSITTEVSAEIPAVEEFRDLLRPYLPQVDSLAGGLSVSGSGELSIADDSLSNIVVRGQLSSEKLVLGNTTTHNLLVDCTIFDLNGETIAAGITCDSVLAAGETITPFEFKLKGNWLSPEFACSFAARADTLQVSANGSANFTTEPYSVDLDELELNLFNTVWTNDFPVAVSFDSLHYEIEALILRSDYGVLRATGYLEIPGEQDLVIEFSGFRTGALSPILRTEIPDGRLNVRLQVSGRDTAVIGRVELVIDSVTYKSAHLADEIRLNADLGADGTLDARLLYQWYGDTAAIAAASLPASFSMENGLRIPEGEELAGTLQIDSLPLQRFAPWMSAGTLLDGFLSANLILKGSALEPDWDGEVHLDDGFYRDTRFGIAYKWIVLDADLRRDSLLINSLRATSRGTMTGSGFARLGVPWPEELDMELKFDRFEAVSSRIQKARLDGDLALNGPFDSLHAAGRLTVQEGLYRLTQSATKTIEPVNMDSVLAVLRGDSLEEGFNTDALYQSMSLDLNVEIPGNFWIRGAGLNTELFGELRLEKDHFQDATANGEIAVRNGTVNFYGQELRITDNSSFRFDGPVDSPELNVSAVYTGVERERGYEVTVKLTGTPDKSLAEFSGKFDDGTVMSEDEAIQRLLPFANVGDGSGFDAEQSVVDAASGQVSDIVSKASGLDVFEFRPGPGGLSDLSSGQLELGTYVTDRLFIRVFQPIEDPRAGQKVSIDYRLLDWMKLTAEQESRSQATTSSSFTVYLQFEWR; encoded by the coding sequence GTGCTGGCAAGACTTCTACTATGGCCGCTAACGCTGGTCGGTGCGCTGCTTGCAGGTGCGTTTTTTTTAATTCAGCAGGAACCGGTACAGCAAGCCGTGGCGAAAAGAGCCTTGAAGATTCTGAACCGCAAGATCGCCGGCAGCATAGACGTGAAACACGTTTCGCTGAAGCTGCACGGCGCCGTTAACGTTGACGGTTTCGTGCTTCGTGATGCGGACGGAGATACAATTGCGACTGCTCGCCGCATCGATGCGTGGTTAGCTCCTTGGGATATTTTGCGCGGACGAGTGCATGTGTTGAAAGCCGATATCGAAGGTTTGAATGCGGTTTTTGCCATGGACTCTTCGGGAAACAACTTCGCCGGTGCGTTTGCGACAATTCCATCACAGCCTGCGGACAGCATGAAGTCGCCGCTCTGGGTACGGCTTGACAGACTTCACATGGATCTCGATTCCTTGTACGTTCAAGTTGACACGTCCTTTACGAAGTCATTCATTGAACATGCGGTTGAGGCGGACGTTCTGTTGACGGATTCTGTCATAACGTATGCACTCGAAATTGTAAAGGAAACAGATTTCCGCTTGTCGAGCGAAGGAGTTGTCCGCGTGAATTCGGACTCGCTGTTCGCCGGCGAAGTGCATTTTGACGGCTCTTCTGCGTACGTGCGGGACAATTGGGCTCCCGACCTGCCTGATCTTGGCCGCATTGAACTGTCAGCAAAGGCGGATGTTTTCACGCGAGATCTTGTGTCCCTCTTCAAGATCGAGCTCTCTAAAGTCGGTTCGCTCGGCGGTGACATCGAAATTGATGACTTTGCCGGAAGGCCGCGTGTTTCTCTCGGCGCAACCTTCACAAACATTGATCTCTCAGCATGGATTGGCGATTCGGTCGCACATCAATTCAACGGTCGAGTCGCTGTGGTCAAGAGCGAGTCGCAATCATGGCTGTACGATTGGACCGGCCGCGTCGAGTTGGACAGTTCCTTCTATGACAGTATCGGGATTGACGCAGAACTCGAAACCGAACTCTTCGCCAACAGTGCCGCACTTGCCGGAGAGATTCGCACGAACGCCGGACAATTTGATGTGCGGCTGTTCTGCGAGGGGCTGAGTCCTGATTCGCTATCGCTTTATGGCCGCGCGGTTTTGTCAAATGCGAAGGTGCATGAGCTTGTTGCGGCCGTTCCTGATTCTCTGTCTCCGCTTTCCGGAACCGCAGAGTTTTCACTTACACGAGTTGTGCCCGATGAGCTTGAACTTGACGCCGTACTCGCACTCGGCCCGCTCTCTCTTGGACGATACAAACTTGACAGTCTTGCGTTGCATGCCGCGGTGCACGGCACTGAGTTTACACTCGACTCTACGCGTCTGCGTCTCGGCTCTGCTCATGCTTTGCTCGCGGCGCGCGGTGATTATACCAAGAGCATCACAACGGAAGTTTCGGCTGAAATCCCTGCAGTAGAGGAGTTTCGAGATTTGCTTCGACCCTACCTGCCACAAGTTGATTCGCTCGCAGGCGGTCTCTCTGTCTCGGGAAGCGGAGAACTCTCCATTGCTGATGACTCGTTGTCAAATATTGTCGTTCGCGGTCAACTATCCAGCGAAAAACTCGTGCTTGGCAACACAACCACGCATAATTTGCTGGTTGACTGCACTATTTTCGATTTGAACGGCGAGACAATCGCAGCCGGGATTACTTGCGATTCCGTGCTGGCTGCCGGAGAAACAATAACTCCGTTTGAATTTAAGCTCAAAGGAAACTGGCTTTCTCCGGAATTTGCCTGTTCGTTTGCCGCCCGTGCGGATACTCTGCAAGTATCTGCAAATGGCAGCGCGAACTTTACCACTGAACCGTATTCCGTTGACCTTGACGAACTCGAATTGAATCTCTTCAATACGGTGTGGACAAACGATTTTCCGGTGGCTGTATCCTTTGACAGTCTGCATTATGAAATCGAAGCTCTCATTCTGCGTTCTGACTATGGTGTGCTGCGTGCGACCGGTTATCTCGAGATTCCGGGAGAACAGGATCTTGTGATTGAATTTTCGGGCTTTCGAACAGGCGCGCTCTCTCCAATACTGCGCACAGAGATTCCTGACGGACGGCTAAACGTCCGACTGCAAGTTTCCGGACGCGACACTGCCGTCATCGGTCGTGTGGAGCTTGTCATCGACAGTGTTACCTACAAGAGCGCACATCTTGCCGATGAAATTCGCTTGAACGCGGACCTCGGTGCTGACGGTACTCTCGATGCGCGGCTGCTCTATCAATGGTATGGGGATACAGCCGCGATTGCTGCAGCGTCTCTTCCAGCCTCGTTTTCCATGGAGAACGGATTGCGCATTCCCGAAGGTGAAGAGCTCGCAGGCACATTGCAAATTGATTCACTCCCCTTGCAGAGATTCGCTCCATGGATGTCAGCAGGGACACTGCTTGATGGCTTTCTGTCCGCAAATCTTATACTCAAGGGAAGCGCTCTTGAGCCGGATTGGGACGGCGAAGTTCATCTGGATGACGGGTTCTATCGTGACACCCGTTTCGGTATCGCGTACAAGTGGATTGTGCTTGATGCGGATTTGCGCCGCGATTCGCTGCTCATCAATTCCCTTCGCGCGACGAGCCGCGGCACGATGACAGGTTCCGGCTTTGCCCGCCTTGGCGTACCGTGGCCTGAAGAGCTTGACATGGAACTCAAGTTCGACAGGTTCGAAGCCGTCTCTTCCCGCATTCAAAAGGCAAGACTCGACGGTGATCTGGCGCTCAACGGTCCGTTTGACTCGCTGCATGCCGCTGGACGACTGACCGTTCAGGAAGGCCTTTACCGGCTTACGCAGTCGGCTACCAAAACCATTGAGCCCGTGAATATGGACAGCGTTCTGGCCGTTCTGCGCGGAGACTCTCTTGAGGAAGGATTCAATACCGATGCGCTCTACCAATCCATGTCGCTTGACCTGAACGTTGAAATTCCCGGCAATTTCTGGATCCGCGGCGCTGGACTGAATACCGAGCTTTTCGGCGAACTGCGACTCGAAAAGGATCACTTTCAGGACGCCACCGCGAATGGTGAAATCGCCGTGCGCAACGGTACCGTTAACTTTTACGGTCAGGAGCTGCGTATCACCGATAATTCCTCCTTCCGCTTTGACGGACCGGTGGACTCGCCGGAACTGAATGTTTCTGCGGTTTATACCGGTGTCGAGCGTGAACGCGGGTATGAAGTAACCGTTAAGCTGACCGGCACGCCCGATAAGTCACTTGCGGAGTTCAGCGGCAAATTCGACGACGGGACAGTCATGTCTGAGGATGAGGCAATTCAGAGATTGCTTCCTTTTGCCAATGTCGGGGACGGCAGCGGATTTGATGCCGAGCAATCCGTTGTCGATGCCGCGAGCGGCCAGGTTTCCGATATCGTCTCCAAGGCAAGCGGGCTCGATGTCTTCGAATTCCGTCCCGGACCCGGCGGCCTGAGTGATTTGTCCTCGGGACAGCTTGAGCTCGGCACCTATGTCACAGACCGGCTGTTCATCCGGGTTTTTCAACCCATTGAAGACCCCCGCGCAGGACAGAAAGTGTCCATTGATTATCGACTGCTCGACTGGATGAAGCTTACAGCCGAGCAGGAATCGCGCTCACAAGCGACCACGAGCAGTTCGTTCACCGTCTATCTTCAGTTCGAGTGGCGCTGA
- a CDS encoding ABC transporter permease has translation MRFLTDVINGLRIAFGALRANKLRAGLTTLGIVIGVMTVIMMVVIVMGLNKALKSQLDFLGAETVFISRWDWQSNDWRDMLKRRDMELEYIDELRKESREIEAISPFFDQHMTVSYRGAQLSRVNVQGVSEEFFLTNPKELAEGRIFTAQEVRRNANVTVIGPDIARQLFPDQSPIGKELKIGAWNFEVIGVTTKYGKVFGQSWDNFCVIPYGVFQKRFAGRNFDGLTIVAKGHGEDRIEELQWEITGIMRRLRHLEPWEANDFGLNTQSAILEQFNAMTAGVYAGGIIIGFISLIVGGIGIMNIMLVSVTERTAEIGLRKALGAKRWNIAWQFLIESAVICAIGGIAGVALAAVVSQAINSFLPTYMPLWIVLVGVVFSAVVGIFFGLYPSLKAAQLSPIEALRAE, from the coding sequence ATGCGATTTTTAACCGACGTCATCAACGGTCTGAGGATAGCCTTTGGAGCTCTCCGCGCGAATAAATTGCGCGCGGGTCTTACGACACTCGGAATTGTCATTGGCGTTATGACGGTTATCATGATGGTCGTGATCGTGATGGGTCTGAATAAGGCCCTCAAGAGTCAGTTGGACTTCCTTGGCGCCGAAACAGTGTTCATTTCCCGTTGGGATTGGCAGAGCAACGATTGGCGCGACATGCTGAAGCGGCGGGACATGGAGCTGGAATACATCGACGAGTTGCGCAAGGAGTCGCGTGAAATCGAAGCAATTTCACCGTTCTTCGACCAGCACATGACCGTCTCCTATCGCGGCGCACAGCTTTCGCGCGTTAACGTTCAGGGCGTCTCCGAAGAATTTTTCCTGACGAACCCCAAGGAACTTGCCGAGGGCAGGATTTTCACCGCTCAGGAAGTCAGGCGCAACGCCAACGTTACCGTGATCGGCCCGGACATCGCCCGTCAGCTTTTCCCCGACCAGTCTCCAATTGGCAAGGAACTGAAGATCGGCGCATGGAACTTTGAAGTAATCGGGGTCACGACGAAATACGGCAAGGTGTTTGGTCAGAGCTGGGACAACTTCTGCGTGATTCCATACGGCGTGTTTCAGAAGCGATTCGCCGGGCGCAATTTTGACGGCTTGACAATTGTGGCAAAAGGACACGGTGAGGATCGTATTGAAGAACTTCAGTGGGAAATTACGGGAATCATGCGCAGGCTCCGTCATCTTGAGCCCTGGGAAGCTAACGATTTCGGATTGAACACACAGTCCGCCATACTCGAACAGTTTAACGCCATGACGGCCGGTGTGTATGCAGGCGGAATCATTATTGGTTTTATCTCGCTGATTGTCGGCGGCATCGGTATTATGAATATCATGCTGGTGTCCGTCACGGAACGAACGGCCGAAATCGGGCTGCGCAAGGCACTCGGTGCGAAACGCTGGAACATCGCGTGGCAGTTTCTTATCGAGTCAGCCGTGATATGCGCAATTGGGGGTATTGCCGGAGTTGCGCTTGCTGCCGTCGTCTCGCAGGCAATCAACAGCTTCTTGCCGACCTACATGCCATTGTGGATTGTGCTTGTGGGTGTCGTCTTTTCCGCCGTGGTCGGAATATTCTTCGGGCTCTACCCGAGCCTCAAAGCCGCGCAGCTTTCTCCGATAGAGGCTTTGCGCGCGGAGTAG
- a CDS encoding efflux RND transporter periplasmic adaptor subunit — MSRKSKKILWIVIAVLVVVGGVAAYQQNKNKEKPATQVTVETSAYRQLVATVSAEGKIEPVTQVKVSAEIPGRIIKLAVKEGDVVQQGDFLVELDPETYISALDAAKSALKSAQASKLKADADYKRVSELVSRGMSSQADLDAMLAAAQLAEADLERAQANERQSRENLSKTRLNAPMSGTISVLNKEVGELTLGSQFQEDVILIVADLSVMEVKANVDENDIVNVSMNDTARIEIDAFPDTTFRGLVREIAQSASNITGSGDFGAEVSATNFEVSVVLIDQVPGIRPGMSSTVDIETDYRNNALAVPIQSVAVRKKGEGEAVTLTREKEELSSRQMAEQVRAGTIDTTKIAASDELETGVFRFVNGVATWTPVKTGVAADRFIEVLSGISDGDSIITGPYRSLARDMKDQDKVALEEKKDKKDEKEQG, encoded by the coding sequence ATGTCAAGAAAATCTAAGAAAATTCTCTGGATCGTCATCGCAGTCTTGGTGGTTGTCGGTGGCGTCGCTGCCTATCAGCAGAACAAGAACAAGGAAAAGCCCGCGACACAGGTAACGGTCGAGACGTCCGCGTACCGGCAGCTTGTTGCCACTGTATCGGCAGAAGGTAAGATAGAGCCGGTTACTCAGGTCAAGGTCTCCGCCGAAATTCCCGGCCGCATCATCAAGCTTGCCGTCAAGGAAGGCGATGTTGTTCAGCAAGGAGACTTTCTCGTTGAACTCGACCCTGAAACCTATATCTCAGCGCTTGATGCCGCCAAGTCAGCGCTGAAATCCGCGCAGGCGAGCAAGCTGAAGGCCGACGCTGACTATAAGCGAGTGTCCGAGCTTGTGTCTCGCGGGATGTCTTCGCAGGCGGACCTTGACGCCATGCTTGCGGCCGCTCAGCTTGCCGAAGCGGACCTTGAGCGTGCTCAGGCGAACGAGCGTCAATCACGGGAGAATCTGAGCAAAACGCGACTGAATGCTCCGATGTCGGGAACGATTTCTGTTCTTAATAAGGAAGTTGGCGAGCTGACGCTTGGCTCCCAGTTTCAGGAAGACGTGATTCTGATAGTTGCCGACTTGAGCGTCATGGAAGTAAAAGCTAATGTGGACGAGAATGACATCGTCAACGTGTCTATGAATGACACCGCCCGCATCGAGATTGACGCATTTCCGGATACGACCTTTCGCGGGCTGGTGCGCGAAATTGCCCAATCGGCCAGCAATATCACCGGCTCCGGTGATTTCGGTGCGGAGGTTTCGGCCACGAATTTTGAGGTCAGCGTCGTGCTGATTGATCAAGTTCCCGGTATTCGCCCCGGCATGTCCTCAACTGTGGACATCGAAACGGACTATCGGAATAACGCTCTGGCAGTGCCGATTCAATCCGTTGCCGTGCGCAAAAAGGGGGAAGGCGAGGCGGTAACGCTCACGCGCGAAAAAGAGGAGCTCTCTTCCCGTCAGATGGCGGAGCAGGTTCGTGCGGGAACGATAGATACAACGAAGATTGCCGCATCGGATGAACTTGAGACAGGAGTCTTCCGCTTTGTTAACGGAGTTGCCACGTGGACGCCCGTCAAGACCGGAGTTGCCGCGGACAGGTTTATCGAAGTGTTGTCCGGTATATCCGACGGCGACTCGATAATCACGGGTCCGTATCGCAGTCTTGCCCGCGACATGAAGGACCAGGACAAAGTCGCGCTCGAAGAGAAGAAGGACAAAAAAGACGAGAAAGAGCAGGGCTAA
- a CDS encoding BamA/TamA family outer membrane protein, producing the protein MRNLTRHIARTAALAALLHVFSAHAQFTLQEYESWQRYTGWPIRVVEFPGVDAFARADVLEVMATEKPTWLRRYLPLGSRTTFYAEDFAADLIRVRNFYAREGFPNAIVTGKVIPREDKEDLRLVVQIDEGNPLILRQWSLRQTEGSNAGVDSARWSERLPIRIGKRLSQTDLQLAADTLRYKLRLIGHARAEVSFDTLNVMNDSVDVVFLLDSGPFCRFGQTRITGLKQVSEETARREIAYKEYAPYTPLLLDETRKRLLRLETFRMVRADVDLKQESDTLDVLIRTEEGNRYIVRTGAGYDTEEGVHISGELSDLNFFGRARRFTLETGVSNLISDPQRLDTAGLFNDTKEIDRKVGFTLFWPHTPLDATDITIAPSWEYEYNVGTIVTTTSANTSVSSSPLPKVAVSLSNEFGRQDVRIDSVDSEGRVSTISIESFAFGWDTRDNPLVPRRGQVVSLSLAESGLLWKLDDRWWRATVGGRLLIPANRFTVFAMRSEVGFMGTLHESTQTPVQERFRLGGVSNIRGWGRNLIGPRAAEDDKLVLGGNHSLFGTLEVQREVWGPMAMILFADAGNVWPEAKNARLDDLYTAAGLGLRFLTLIGPIRADFGYQLRQNEFGERPWAIHILLGSAF; encoded by the coding sequence ATGCGTAATCTGACCCGACATATCGCACGGACAGCCGCTCTTGCCGCACTGCTGCATGTGTTTTCAGCACATGCTCAGTTCACTCTTCAAGAATATGAGTCCTGGCAAAGATATACCGGCTGGCCAATTCGAGTGGTCGAATTCCCCGGTGTTGACGCTTTCGCCCGTGCGGACGTGCTGGAAGTTATGGCGACGGAAAAGCCGACGTGGCTCCGCCGCTACTTGCCTCTGGGGTCTCGCACAACGTTCTATGCGGAAGACTTCGCCGCCGATCTGATTCGAGTGCGGAATTTCTATGCACGGGAAGGATTTCCCAATGCCATCGTGACTGGAAAGGTCATTCCGCGCGAAGACAAGGAAGATTTAAGGCTGGTCGTGCAAATCGATGAGGGGAATCCGCTGATTCTCAGACAGTGGAGCCTCCGCCAAACCGAGGGCTCAAATGCCGGTGTGGACTCCGCCAGATGGTCGGAGCGGTTGCCCATCCGCATTGGCAAGCGGTTATCCCAAACAGATCTTCAACTTGCCGCCGACACGCTGCGCTACAAATTGCGATTGATTGGCCATGCGCGTGCCGAAGTGAGTTTTGACACCCTGAATGTCATGAATGACTCGGTCGATGTCGTGTTTCTGCTCGACAGCGGGCCGTTCTGCCGCTTCGGTCAAACTCGAATCACCGGACTGAAGCAAGTTTCTGAGGAAACGGCGCGACGGGAAATCGCATATAAGGAGTATGCGCCCTACACTCCGCTGCTGCTCGATGAAACGCGGAAGCGGCTGTTGCGGCTTGAAACGTTTCGGATGGTGCGCGCCGACGTGGACTTGAAACAGGAATCAGATACCCTCGACGTCCTCATCCGCACGGAAGAGGGGAATCGCTATATCGTTCGAACCGGTGCGGGATATGACACCGAAGAAGGCGTGCATATTTCCGGCGAACTGAGTGATTTGAATTTTTTCGGCAGAGCTCGCCGATTCACTCTGGAAACCGGCGTCTCCAATCTCATCAGTGATCCGCAGCGGCTGGACACAGCCGGGCTGTTCAACGACACAAAAGAGATCGACCGCAAGGTCGGCTTCACACTTTTTTGGCCGCACACGCCGCTTGACGCCACCGATATCACCATCGCGCCGTCATGGGAGTACGAGTACAACGTCGGAACCATTGTCACCACTACTTCTGCGAATACAAGCGTCTCATCATCACCTTTGCCAAAGGTCGCCGTTTCTCTCTCCAACGAATTCGGACGGCAGGATGTGCGGATTGATTCAGTGGACAGCGAAGGACGTGTCAGCACCATCTCCATCGAGAGTTTCGCCTTCGGATGGGACACGCGCGACAATCCGCTCGTTCCCCGGCGCGGACAGGTTGTAAGTCTATCGCTCGCGGAGTCAGGGCTGTTGTGGAAGCTTGATGACCGCTGGTGGCGGGCAACAGTCGGAGGAAGACTCCTCATCCCGGCCAATCGATTTACGGTGTTTGCCATGCGCAGCGAAGTGGGATTTATGGGAACTCTTCACGAATCCACGCAAACTCCCGTTCAGGAGCGCTTCAGGCTCGGCGGTGTTTCAAACATTCGCGGCTGGGGAAGAAACCTCATCGGGCCGCGTGCCGCTGAAGACGACAAGCTTGTGCTCGGCGGCAATCATTCGCTGTTCGGGACTCTCGAAGTGCAGCGTGAAGTCTGGGGTCCAATGGCGATGATTCTGTTCGCGGACGCCGGCAACGTGTGGCCGGAAGCCAAGAACGCGCGGTTGGACGACTTGTATACCGCTGCAGGACTTGGACTGCGCTTTCTCACACTCATCGGGCCGATACGTGCCGACTTCGGCTATCAATTGCGCCAAAATGAGTTTGGCGAGCGGCCGTGGGCTATTCATATTCTCCTGGGGTCGGCATTCTAA
- a CDS encoding BamA/TamA family outer membrane protein: MHKFIILLLCLPLTLLSAQRVQVSEIVFIGNQITQQWVIERELRFDVEDSVSADDLEKARLRLLSLGIFNNARVDFDDEGVVTVQVSEQFRYIPVLGTDAVEGSFNDALKEPSKLMDIVVFTAGVADINHRGSGAMAGVLGEFGARSGISVEYRTRWLSARYPVALNFGVRSMRISDRHASVLGFSRRMRNDRAFIDIATRRGAPSRVGMLLKYDHVEESEDFPAMGKSYDVGWIAPYVILDRRNLEWFPTDGLFARGDLDAAFGSELFFRSRAVIARYLPFSESYRAVTLAMRGYSGTASSNTPPWARYYFGFADKFRGYSSEQTEAATYLAGEIELRFPITRELTYDVPLAGRYGDDIPFWLGGAVFFERAQTQLDGTRNDLYAYGAALHIRVPYVQVLEVSAAANRDDEKEFVFSTGVRF, from the coding sequence ATGCACAAGTTCATTATTCTCCTATTGTGTCTCCCTCTCACTCTGCTCTCCGCTCAGCGGGTGCAGGTGTCTGAGATTGTGTTCATCGGCAATCAGATTACACAACAGTGGGTGATTGAAAGAGAGTTGCGCTTCGATGTCGAGGACAGCGTGTCCGCCGATGACCTTGAAAAGGCCCGGCTGCGATTGCTTTCGCTCGGAATTTTTAACAATGCGCGCGTGGACTTCGATGATGAAGGAGTCGTCACGGTGCAGGTCTCTGAGCAATTCCGCTATATCCCTGTGCTCGGGACCGATGCTGTCGAAGGGTCCTTCAATGACGCACTGAAGGAGCCGTCAAAGCTCATGGACATCGTGGTTTTCACGGCCGGCGTGGCCGACATCAATCATCGCGGAAGCGGCGCCATGGCCGGTGTGCTCGGGGAGTTCGGAGCACGTTCAGGTATCAGTGTCGAGTATCGCACACGGTGGCTTTCCGCCCGCTATCCGGTCGCGTTGAATTTCGGCGTGCGTTCAATGCGTATCTCCGACCGACATGCCTCCGTGCTGGGATTCTCGCGCAGAATGCGTAATGACCGCGCCTTCATTGATATCGCCACACGAAGGGGAGCACCTTCGCGCGTGGGGATGCTTCTCAAATATGATCATGTCGAAGAGTCCGAGGACTTTCCGGCCATGGGCAAGTCGTACGACGTCGGCTGGATTGCTCCGTATGTCATTCTCGATCGCCGTAATCTCGAATGGTTTCCCACGGACGGATTGTTTGCTCGCGGTGACCTTGACGCGGCATTTGGCAGCGAACTTTTCTTCCGGTCGCGCGCCGTGATTGCACGGTACCTGCCGTTCTCCGAATCCTACCGTGCAGTTACACTCGCAATGCGCGGCTACAGCGGCACGGCAAGTTCAAACACACCGCCGTGGGCGCGCTACTATTTCGGTTTTGCGGACAAGTTCCGGGGTTATTCCAGCGAACAAACGGAAGCCGCAACCTATCTTGCCGGTGAAATTGAACTGCGGTTTCCAATCACTCGTGAATTAACGTACGATGTTCCGCTGGCCGGGCGTTACGGTGACGATATCCCCTTCTGGCTTGGCGGCGCGGTATTCTTCGAGCGTGCACAAACCCAACTTGACGGCACCCGTAACGACCTTTACGCGTATGGAGCCGCTCTTCACATTCGCGTTCCCTATGTGCAGGTGCTCGAAGTCAGTGCCGCAGCCAACCGCGATGACGAAAAAGAATTCGTCTTTTCAACCGGAGTGAGGTTTTAG